Proteins from a single region of Megalopta genalis isolate 19385.01 chromosome 3, iyMegGena1_principal, whole genome shotgun sequence:
- the mRpS7 gene encoding mitochondrial ribosomal protein S7 produces MCRSAKMTLARALNSILLQDVKRYIPTNIIQNYSQYPSHYVKPIYKKEEQEQLNETEEAKQMAHLPIRAALTSETSSEFHDERIKKFINYIMRDGKKAVARAILEKAFEHIKMMQLELYNNSTPEQKANILLDPREVFYRAVEHCTPMLQLYTIRKGGIAYQVPIPMNDNRARFLSMNWIIKTAGQKDSTQTFSYMLAKEMIDASNNKGRVIKRKQDLHRQCEANRAYAHFRWT; encoded by the exons ATGTGTCGCAGTGCGAAAATGACACTAGCAAGAGCACtaaattcaatattattacaaGATGTTAAAAg ATATATACCAACAAATATTATTCAAAATTATAGTCAATATCCATCACATTATGTAAAACCAATTTATAAAAAAGAAGAACAGGAGCAATTAAATGAAACTGAagaagcaaaacaaatggctcatTTGCCTATTAGAGCAGCACTTACTTCTGAGACATCATCTGAATTTCATGATGAACGTATTAA gaaatttataaattatattatgcgTGATGGTAAGAAAGCAGTAGCTAGAGCAATACTAGAAAAAGCATTTGAACATATTAAAATGATGCAATTAGAGCTATACAATAATTCTACCCCTGAACAAAAGGCAAATATTTTATTGGATCCAAGAGAAGTTTTTTATCGAGCTGTAGAACATTGTACACCAATGTTGCAACTATATACAATAAGGAAAGGTGGAATTGCTTATCAG GTTCCAATACCAATGAATGATAACAGGGCTAGATTTTTGTCAATGAATTGGATAATTAAAACAGCAGGCCAAAAAGATAGTACACAAACATTTTCTTATATGTTAGCAAAGGAAATGATTGATGCTTCCAATAATAAG GGTCGAGTTATTAAAAGGAAACAAGATTTACATAGGCAGTGTGAAGCGAATCGTGCTTACGCGCATTTTAGATGGACATAA
- the LOC117222179 gene encoding transmembrane protein 186, producing MIHCVSMRLLKIRSHGQLMNRLFSNTNINRCSSKSLSKQDIDDSKQIIKSVKYPDYKVIYTYPGIKYVSVLNLAKRNQSIFFGVSILASTGAWLLNMISTDLCLSYISGCGLITISIHVVTLMCNNMIGHVYLRNNDESVIFAYTNYWGKRVDLTTDIDSILPLSEIPLNPCSQIYRVLYIKNCKEKLKLANSGRKVQKEHFINIFGM from the exons ATGATACATTGCGTTTCTATGCGTCTGTTGAAAATTCGATCTCATGGACAGTTAATGAATCGTTTATTCAGTAATACGAATATAAACAGATGTTCCAGTAAAAGCTTATCTAAACAAGACATTGATGATtctaaacaaattataaagtcAGTGAAATATCCTGATTATAAAGTAATCTATACTTATCCAGGCATTAAATATGTTTCTGTTTTAAACTTAGCAAAACGTAATCAAAGTATTTTTTTTGGAGTATCTATCTTGGCATCTACAGGTGCATGGTTACTGAATATGATATCAACAGATCTTTGTTTATCATACATAAGTGGTT GTGGTCTAATCACAATTTCAATCCATGTGGTTACTCTAATGTGCAACAATATGATTGGACATGTATATTTAAGAAATAATGATGAAAGTGTAATATTTGCATATACTAATTATTGGGGTAAAAGAGTAGATCTAACAACTGATATTGATAGTATTTTACCTCTTTCAGAAATTCCTTTAAATCCTTGTTCCCAGATTTATAGAGTATTGtacattaaaaattgtaaagaaAAGTTAAAACTAGCAAATAGTGGACGAAAAGTTCAAAAAgaacattttataaatatatttggtATGTAA